A single region of the Brachypodium distachyon strain Bd21 chromosome 3, Brachypodium_distachyon_v3.0, whole genome shotgun sequence genome encodes:
- the LOC100831147 gene encoding protein DEHYDRATION-INDUCED 19 homolog 4, whose translation MESDLWISRLMAAKRQYALQRAQHQQATTASHQDRFGYDDIEPEDEVRPDFPCPYCYEDHDITSLCAHLEDDHPFESKVVACPVCSARVSKELLDHITLQHGYLFKLQRHHRLRRVAIPSNHALSLAGRDLQETYLKVLLGNSNRSSGTNTSSSVTDSLLSSLVINLSSPEGEDTTKSSASAVVENSWLRRSIPSKTLKTSPESNLSHEERERRRRRAAVKASFVQHLLVSTLFDD comes from the exons ATGGAGTCCGACCTCTGGATCTCGCGCCTCATGGCCGCAAAGCGCCAGTACGCGCTGCAGCGCGCGCAGCATCAGCAGGCCACCACCGCGTCGCACCAGG ATCGGTTTGGCTATGATGATATTGAACCAGAGGACGAGGTGCGCCCGGACTTCCCGTGCCCTTACTGCTATGAAGATCACGATATTACATCGCTTTGTGCCCATCTGGAGGATGATCACCCTTTTGAGTCTAAAGTTGTT GCTTGCCCAGTTTgctcggctagggtttctaAGGAGCTGTTGGATCATATAACTCTTCAGCATGGCTACCTGTTTAAA TTGCAGAGACATCACAGATTACGTAGAGTTGCTATACCTAGCAACCATGCTCTTTCCCTTGCAGGGAGAGATCTGCAGGAGACCTACTTAAAGGTTCTTCTTGGAAATAGTAATCGAAGCAGTGGTACCAATACATCAAGTTCAGTCACTGATTCACTACTATCTTCACTTGTTATAAATTTATCTTCGCCAGAAGGAGAAGATACAACAAAATCTTCTGCTTCTGCTGTGGTGGAAAATAGTTGGCTTAGAAGATCAATACCTTCAAAAACCCTGAAGACAAG TCCTGAATCCAACCTTAGCCATGAGGAGAGGGAGCGAAGGAGAAGGCGAGCTGCAGTGAAAGCATCTTTTGTACAGCATCTCCTGGTCTCCACCCTTTTCGATGACTAG